In Ilumatobacter fluminis, the following proteins share a genomic window:
- a CDS encoding GuaB1 family IMP dehydrogenase-related protein, with amino-acid sequence MKMLHPNPPHDLTYNDVFMVPSLSAVGSRFAVDLTTPDGIGTTIPLVVANMTAVAGRRMAEVVARRGGVVVLPQDIPVDVIETVVSSVKSRHPVFETPITLGPKDTIGDALALIHKRAHGAVIVVNRDQHPVGIFTEHDAAGFDRFTQLQHVMSTELDTLPADVTPEHAFEVLHGERRSIAPVVDDDGRLLGVLTSKGALRSTIYRPALDADGRLLTSVAVGINADPVGRAEALAAMGVDVLVIDTAHGHQTTMLGVVEQVRAACPDATIAAGNVVTADGTRQLVEAGADIVKVGVGPGAMCTTRMMTGVGRPQFSAVVECSDEAARLGQHVWADGGVRFPRDVALALAAGAGNVMVGSWLAGTHESAADARRDTDGRLYKESFGMASNRAVRNRTKTETNLDRARKELFEEGISTSRMYLDPERPGVEDIIDQIVAGVRSSFTYAGAATVPEFHDRAVVGVQSHAGYDEGRPLGTSW; translated from the coding sequence ATGAAGATGCTCCACCCCAACCCGCCCCACGACCTCACGTACAACGACGTGTTCATGGTGCCCAGCCTGTCCGCCGTCGGCTCGAGGTTCGCCGTCGACCTGACGACGCCCGACGGGATCGGCACGACCATCCCGCTCGTGGTCGCCAACATGACCGCGGTCGCCGGACGGCGCATGGCCGAGGTGGTCGCCCGTCGGGGCGGCGTCGTCGTGCTGCCCCAAGACATCCCCGTCGACGTCATCGAGACGGTCGTGTCGTCCGTGAAGAGTCGCCACCCGGTCTTCGAGACGCCGATCACGCTCGGTCCGAAGGACACGATCGGTGACGCGCTCGCGCTGATCCACAAGCGCGCCCACGGCGCCGTGATCGTGGTGAACCGCGACCAGCACCCGGTCGGCATCTTCACCGAGCACGACGCCGCCGGGTTCGACCGGTTCACCCAGCTCCAGCACGTGATGTCGACCGAGCTCGACACCCTGCCCGCCGACGTGACGCCGGAGCACGCGTTCGAGGTGCTGCACGGCGAACGCCGCAGCATCGCGCCGGTCGTCGACGACGACGGCCGCCTGCTGGGCGTGCTGACCAGCAAGGGTGCGCTCCGCTCGACGATCTACCGGCCGGCGCTCGACGCCGATGGGCGCCTCCTCACCTCCGTGGCGGTCGGCATCAACGCCGATCCGGTCGGACGGGCCGAGGCGCTGGCGGCGATGGGCGTCGACGTGCTCGTGATCGACACGGCGCACGGCCATCAGACGACGATGCTCGGCGTGGTCGAGCAGGTGCGGGCTGCGTGCCCCGACGCCACGATCGCTGCCGGCAATGTCGTGACGGCCGACGGCACCCGTCAGCTCGTCGAGGCAGGTGCCGACATCGTCAAGGTCGGTGTCGGCCCCGGTGCGATGTGCACGACCCGCATGATGACCGGCGTGGGTCGACCCCAGTTCTCCGCCGTGGTCGAGTGCTCCGACGAGGCGGCTCGCCTCGGGCAGCACGTCTGGGCCGACGGCGGTGTCCGGTTCCCGCGCGACGTCGCGCTCGCCCTGGCTGCCGGCGCCGGCAACGTGATGGTCGGATCGTGGCTCGCCGGCACCCACGAGTCGGCGGCAGACGCCCGTCGCGACACCGACGGTCGCCTCTACAAGGAGAGCTTCGGCATGGCGTCGAACCGCGCCGTGCGCAACCGCACCAAGACCGAGACCAACCTCGACCGGGCCCGCAAGGAGCTGTTCGAGGAGGGCATCAGCACGTCGCGCATGTACCTCGACCCCGAACGCCCCGGCGTCGAGGACATCATCGATCAGATCGTCGCCGGTGTCCGGTCGTCGTTCACGTACGCCGGTGCGGCGACCGTGCCCGAGTTCCACGACCGTGCCGTCGTCGGCGTGCAGAGCCACGCCGGCTACGACGAGGGCCGCCCGCTGGGGACGTCCTGGTGA
- the cmk gene encoding (d)CMP kinase, producing the protein MSGASPLVIAIDGPAGAGKSTVGRALADRLGLEYLDTGAMYRAMTFAVQQRGVPEGDLADVAAVAPLVDIRIDDSTVTVDGVDATEAIRGRDVTEAVSQVAANPTVREVLVQRQRDWVADRDGGVVEGRDIGSVVFPDAALKLYVTASPRVRAERRVNQVGGDVDEVEASIIKRDRFDSSREHSPLTEATGSKVVDTTGMSIDEVVDHILELLEAAR; encoded by the coding sequence GTGAGCGGCGCCTCACCGCTCGTCATCGCGATCGACGGGCCCGCCGGGGCCGGCAAGAGCACCGTCGGCCGGGCCCTCGCCGACCGGCTCGGGCTCGAGTACCTCGACACGGGCGCGATGTATCGGGCGATGACCTTCGCCGTGCAGCAGCGCGGCGTGCCCGAAGGCGACCTGGCCGATGTCGCAGCGGTCGCACCGCTCGTCGACATCCGCATCGACGACTCGACGGTGACGGTCGACGGCGTCGACGCCACCGAGGCGATCCGCGGTCGCGACGTCACCGAAGCCGTGTCGCAGGTCGCCGCCAACCCGACCGTCCGTGAGGTGCTCGTACAGCGCCAGCGCGACTGGGTCGCCGACCGTGACGGCGGCGTCGTCGAGGGGCGTGACATCGGATCGGTGGTGTTCCCCGACGCTGCGCTCAAGCTGTACGTCACCGCATCACCGCGGGTGCGTGCCGAACGACGCGTCAACCAGGTCGGCGGCGACGTCGACGAGGTCGAGGCGTCCATCATCAAACGCGACCGGTTCGATTCGAGCCGCGAACACAGTCCACTCACGGAGGCGACCGGGTCGAAGGTCGTCGACACGACCGGCATGAGCATCGACGAGGTGGTCGACCACATCCTCGAACTGCTGGAGGCAGCGCGGTGA
- a CDS encoding lysophospholipid acyltransferase family protein, whose translation MSDTDHDLFRPGGTFWTRTLYKIGWLLVAFPLKLWTRTTVSGRENLPTDGPYIVCPNHRSYLDTPYAALVPGWGRMRYMGKHTMFKVARLRPLFYALGAFPVNRGKADREALKRAIQVLDAGEALVLFPEGERKSGPMVQPLFEGAMFVAAKANVPMVPVGIGGSERVMPKGKNFIYPRKVHIEIGPPVPPPTAPDGKRVPREAYAEQTERLHTEMQRVFDLAMERVGWSYPVTD comes from the coding sequence GTGAGCGACACCGACCACGACCTGTTCCGACCGGGCGGCACGTTCTGGACACGGACGCTGTACAAGATCGGCTGGTTGCTGGTCGCGTTCCCGCTCAAGCTCTGGACCCGCACCACCGTGTCGGGTCGCGAGAACCTGCCGACCGACGGGCCGTACATCGTGTGCCCGAATCACCGCTCGTACCTCGACACGCCGTACGCCGCACTCGTGCCCGGTTGGGGCCGGATGCGGTACATGGGCAAGCACACGATGTTCAAGGTCGCTCGCCTGCGTCCGTTGTTCTATGCGCTGGGTGCGTTCCCGGTGAACCGGGGCAAGGCCGACCGTGAGGCGCTGAAGCGCGCGATCCAGGTCCTCGACGCCGGTGAGGCCCTGGTGTTGTTCCCCGAGGGCGAACGCAAGTCGGGCCCGATGGTGCAACCGTTGTTCGAGGGAGCGATGTTCGTCGCGGCCAAGGCCAACGTCCCGATGGTGCCCGTCGGCATCGGCGGCAGCGAACGCGTGATGCCGAAGGGCAAGAACTTCATCTACCCGCGCAAGGTGCACATCGAGATCGGTCCGCCGGTGCCGCCGCCGACCGCCCCCGACGGCAAGCGGGTGCCCCGCGAGGCATACGCCGAACAGACCGAACGGTTGCACACCGAGATGCAGCGGGTGTTCGACCTGGCGATGGAACGGGTCGGCTGGAGCTACCCGGTCACCGACTGA
- a CDS encoding antibiotic biosynthesis monooxygenase, whose amino-acid sequence MSGRAGTPTVIVARSARPGSERAFAVWLEELVDESSRAPGFIGAEIQQPRTGKPNEWITVYRFETAELLDRWLDSPRRQAIIARGAELAEGPAREQVVVIERNLDPVTAIISVRVDPEHLDEYLELYHQIDDAMSRAPGFVRTELFEPVPGTQDDHVVVFTFDGRDHLDAWLDSPERRAIIERMQPFIESPHLINVVGGFGGWFDLGGATEPKRWKQAVVVLMALYPTVLALTLIDDWILPDPPLAIDILIGNIIGVIILTWFLMPPLTRLLARWLSR is encoded by the coding sequence ATGAGCGGACGGGCCGGCACCCCGACGGTGATCGTCGCTCGCAGCGCCCGGCCGGGCAGCGAGCGGGCGTTCGCCGTCTGGCTCGAAGAACTGGTCGACGAATCGTCGCGCGCTCCCGGATTCATCGGCGCCGAGATCCAGCAGCCGCGGACCGGCAAGCCGAACGAGTGGATCACCGTGTACCGGTTCGAGACGGCCGAGCTGCTCGACCGCTGGCTCGACTCCCCGCGCCGTCAGGCGATCATCGCCCGAGGCGCCGAACTCGCCGAGGGGCCGGCCCGTGAGCAGGTCGTCGTGATCGAGCGCAACCTCGACCCGGTGACGGCCATCATCTCGGTCCGTGTCGACCCCGAGCACCTCGACGAGTATCTCGAGCTGTACCACCAGATCGACGACGCGATGTCACGCGCGCCCGGGTTCGTGCGCACCGAGCTGTTCGAACCGGTGCCCGGCACGCAGGACGATCACGTCGTCGTCTTCACCTTCGACGGCCGAGACCACCTCGACGCGTGGCTCGACTCTCCCGAACGCCGGGCGATCATCGAGCGGATGCAGCCGTTCATCGAGTCGCCGCACCTGATCAACGTCGTCGGTGGCTTCGGAGGCTGGTTCGACCTGGGTGGGGCGACCGAGCCCAAGAGGTGGAAGCAGGCGGTCGTCGTGTTGATGGCGCTGTACCCCACCGTGTTGGCGCTCACACTGATCGACGACTGGATCCTCCCCGATCCGCCGCTCGCGATCGACATCCTGATCGGCAACATCATCGGCGTCATCATCCTGACGTGGTTCCTGATGCCGCCGCTCACGCGTCTGCTGGCGCGCTGGCTCAGTCGGTGA
- a CDS encoding M18 family aminopeptidase gives MIDDLRAFLDASPSPFHAAETTAGRLDAAGFTEVALTAEWGDLPDDGYVRRDGAVIAWRSPATTSVTTPFRLAGAHTDSPCLRVKPNPDGSAVGWKQLAVEVYGGILNNTWLDRDLGVAGRLTTSTGDHVLVDVNRPIARVPQLAVHLDRGVNAEGLKLDAQQHLHPVWGTGAGTRGEFAEWIAEQAGSTTPTFWELCLYEVQPAAVLGGDESLLASGRLDNLLSCWAAVDALVAASPTEAIAVIVLNDHEEVGSSSTTGAAGPLLEQVLERHVAARGGDRADLLRAFVASSCISADNAHAIHPNYQDRHDHAHGPIVNRGPAIKINSNQRYATSSSTAALFARACDTAGVPHQTFVSRNNMPCGSTIGPITATRLGIDTVDVGVPQLSMHSARELCGTDDPVSLAKALRASFEL, from the coding sequence ATGATCGACGATCTCCGCGCCTTCCTCGATGCGTCGCCCTCGCCGTTCCACGCCGCCGAGACCACCGCCGGCCGGCTCGACGCCGCCGGTTTCACCGAGGTCGCACTCACCGCAGAGTGGGGCGACCTGCCCGACGACGGCTACGTCCGACGCGACGGTGCCGTGATCGCTTGGCGCTCGCCGGCGACGACGAGCGTCACCACACCGTTCCGCCTCGCGGGTGCACACACCGACTCGCCGTGTCTCCGTGTGAAGCCGAACCCCGACGGTTCGGCCGTCGGCTGGAAGCAGCTCGCCGTCGAGGTGTACGGCGGCATCTTGAACAACACGTGGCTCGACCGCGACCTCGGCGTCGCCGGTCGCCTCACGACCTCCACCGGCGACCACGTCCTCGTCGACGTAAACCGTCCGATCGCACGCGTCCCCCAGCTCGCGGTACACCTCGACCGCGGCGTGAACGCCGAAGGTCTGAAGCTCGACGCCCAGCAGCACCTCCACCCCGTGTGGGGCACCGGCGCGGGCACCCGAGGCGAGTTCGCCGAGTGGATCGCCGAGCAGGCCGGCAGCACGACACCGACGTTCTGGGAACTGTGCCTGTACGAGGTCCAGCCGGCTGCCGTGCTCGGCGGCGACGAGTCGCTGCTGGCCAGCGGCCGGCTCGACAACCTCCTCTCGTGCTGGGCGGCCGTCGACGCGCTCGTCGCCGCCTCCCCGACCGAGGCGATCGCCGTGATCGTGCTCAACGACCACGAGGAGGTCGGATCGTCGTCGACCACCGGCGCCGCCGGACCGCTCCTCGAGCAGGTCCTCGAGCGTCACGTCGCCGCCCGCGGCGGCGACCGCGCCGACCTGCTGCGTGCGTTCGTGGCGTCGAGCTGTATCTCGGCCGACAACGCCCACGCGATCCACCCGAACTACCAGGACCGCCACGATCACGCCCACGGCCCGATCGTCAACCGCGGCCCGGCGATCAAGATCAACAGCAACCAGCGCTACGCGACCTCGTCGTCGACCGCTGCGCTGTTCGCCCGGGCGTGCGACACCGCCGGGGTCCCCCACCAGACCTTCGTCTCGCGCAACAACATGCCGTGCGGCTCGACCATCGGACCGATCACGGCCACCCGTCTCGGCATCGACACCGTCGACGTCGGGGTGCCGCAGCTGAGCATGCACAGTGCCCGCGAGCTGTGCGGCACCGACGACCCGGTCAGCCTGGCGAAAGCGCTCCGGGCGTCGTTCGAGCTGTGA
- the pyk gene encoding pyruvate kinase, with protein MTRRTKIVATIGPASESPEVLEALFRAGVNVARLNLSHGPVESHLDKLRLVRAAAERVDHEVGVLADLPGPKVRAGKFTEGGIALDAGAPVRLRPGVDPSDADLIHVDYPTLLEDLRPGDPIIIGDGGICLRVEAVGDEVDAIVLTGGSAQGRPGVHIPSENLRLSTPTEDDLRLAETMAEAGVDFMAVSFVRTAADIEQVREVVGNRAKLIAKIETSTALANLQEIINVSDAIMVARGDLGIDCPIEDLPHLQKSIVRQCVEYGIPAITATQMLESMVSAPSPTRAEVTDVANAIFDGTDALMLSGETAIGHDPVLVVETMDAIAARAEAEASYRQWAQRLGRIQRAQWDSTGDRITAALTHAASEAAVDVGASAIICCTHTGRTAIAMARFRPEAPLIALSNDPRTVKQLSLLWGVQTLGLDTFESTDEIVWHGVERAVQAGLVEPGGTVVVLAGSPKKSADTAADVLRIVQVD; from the coding sequence ATGACCAGGCGAACCAAGATCGTGGCCACCATCGGCCCAGCCAGCGAGAGCCCCGAGGTGCTCGAGGCGTTGTTCCGAGCGGGGGTGAACGTCGCCCGACTCAACCTCAGCCACGGCCCGGTCGAGTCACACCTCGACAAGCTCCGGCTCGTGCGCGCCGCTGCGGAGCGGGTCGATCACGAGGTGGGCGTGCTCGCCGACCTGCCCGGTCCGAAGGTTCGCGCCGGCAAGTTCACCGAGGGCGGCATCGCACTCGACGCAGGTGCGCCGGTCCGGCTGCGCCCCGGCGTCGACCCGAGCGACGCCGACCTGATCCACGTCGACTACCCGACCCTGCTCGAAGATCTCCGCCCGGGTGACCCGATCATCATCGGCGATGGTGGCATCTGTCTGCGGGTGGAAGCGGTCGGCGACGAGGTCGACGCGATCGTGCTCACCGGCGGCAGCGCGCAGGGCCGGCCGGGTGTGCACATCCCGTCCGAGAACCTGCGGTTGTCGACGCCGACCGAGGACGATCTGCGCCTCGCCGAGACGATGGCCGAGGCCGGCGTCGACTTCATGGCGGTCTCGTTCGTGCGCACCGCGGCCGACATCGAGCAGGTGCGCGAGGTCGTCGGCAACCGGGCCAAGCTGATCGCCAAGATCGAGACGAGCACGGCGTTGGCGAACTTGCAGGAGATCATCAACGTCAGCGACGCGATCATGGTCGCCCGTGGCGACCTCGGCATCGACTGTCCGATCGAGGATCTTCCCCACCTCCAGAAGTCGATCGTGCGTCAGTGCGTCGAGTACGGCATCCCGGCGATCACGGCGACCCAGATGCTCGAATCGATGGTAAGCGCCCCGTCGCCCACCCGAGCCGAGGTCACCGACGTCGCCAACGCGATCTTCGACGGCACCGACGCTCTGATGCTGTCGGGCGAGACGGCGATCGGTCACGACCCGGTCTTGGTCGTCGAGACGATGGACGCGATCGCGGCGCGTGCCGAGGCCGAGGCGTCGTACCGGCAGTGGGCGCAGCGGCTCGGGCGTATCCAGCGAGCCCAATGGGATTCGACGGGCGACCGGATCACGGCGGCGCTGACCCACGCGGCATCCGAGGCGGCGGTCGACGTCGGTGCCTCGGCGATCATCTGCTGCACCCACACGGGTCGCACGGCGATCGCCATGGCGCGGTTCCGTCCGGAGGCCCCGCTGATCGCATTGTCCAACGACCCGAGGACGGTGAAACAGCTGTCGCTGTTGTGGGGCGTCCAGACGCTCGGCCTCGACACGTTCGAGAGCACGGACGAGATCGTGTGGCACGGCGTCGAGCGGGCCGTGCAGGCCGGGCTCGTCGAACCAGGGGGCACCGTGGTCGTGCTCGCCGGCTCGCCGAAGAAGTCGGCCGACACCGCCGCCGACGTGCTGCGCATCGTGCAGGTCGACTGA
- a CDS encoding alpha/beta fold hydrolase, whose product MVWTAAAGDGPDVVVLVHGSMDRSAGLLKLSRRLDDRFRVVRYDRRGYGRSTPHDGPFGMPDQVDDLRRVILEAEPERCVVVGHSYGGNVALALADHHPDLVDAVVTYESPLSWLPWWGGSAGSSAMEARDDPAAAAERFMRSLIGDERWERLPSGTRAARRAEGAPMLGELADLRAAPPWRPDRVTVPVLVLFGEHGRPHHRRGAEHLADMLPDARLEMVPEAKHFGPNTHPDDVAQRVLRFIDASG is encoded by the coding sequence GTGGTCTGGACCGCAGCGGCCGGCGACGGCCCCGACGTGGTCGTGCTCGTGCACGGCTCGATGGATCGTTCCGCCGGACTGCTGAAGCTGAGCCGCCGACTCGACGACCGGTTCCGGGTCGTCCGGTACGACCGCCGTGGGTATGGGCGGTCGACGCCGCACGACGGTCCGTTCGGGATGCCCGATCAGGTCGACGACCTCCGTCGGGTGATCCTCGAGGCCGAACCGGAGCGCTGCGTCGTCGTCGGCCACAGCTACGGCGGCAACGTCGCCCTCGCGCTCGCCGACCACCACCCCGACCTCGTCGATGCCGTCGTCACCTACGAGTCGCCGCTGTCGTGGCTGCCCTGGTGGGGCGGCTCGGCCGGTTCGAGTGCGATGGAGGCTCGGGACGACCCGGCGGCCGCCGCCGAACGGTTCATGCGCAGCCTGATCGGCGACGAACGTTGGGAGCGGCTCCCGTCGGGCACGCGTGCGGCGCGCCGGGCCGAAGGTGCACCGATGCTGGGCGAACTCGCCGACCTGCGGGCGGCACCGCCGTGGCGGCCCGACCGGGTGACGGTGCCGGTGCTCGTGCTGTTCGGCGAGCACGGGCGACCGCATCACCGTCGGGGCGCCGAGCACCTCGCCGACATGCTCCCCGACGCTCGACTCGAGATGGTGCCCGAGGCCAAGCACTTCGGGCCGAACACCCACCCGGACGACGTCGCCCAGCGGGTGTTGCGCTTCATCGACGCGTCAGGCTGA
- a CDS encoding MFS transporter, whose translation MPRTPRSELAVLTGAKVVSNTALRWVGPFLPTLERAFSTSTGTLTGIMGVCELGGLTTVATGPSLDRGHERRVFVAGLAAVAVSSLIALYGTVPSFAIAFLVLILGVSNLTVAGHAWIGHRVPFAARGRAIGTFETSWAIALLVGAPLLAALIAWVGWRGPYVALAIGAVVAAIVVVVFVGADAPHLAERAATTTTTATTTATTTTGRAPLPATAWAPMIGSALTAAAGIGTFVVSGAWLDDAYGLSTGGLGIVAAAFGLVELVSSTTVATHGDRIGARRSVIAGLIVLAVGAVAMLSAGDSRAIAIAGLLVFLTGFEFGFVSSLTLVSEAAPEARGRAIGLSNAMGTVARASAVFIGGQLYEAYGMTGTLGMVAVCASVAFVAFSLTRR comes from the coding sequence ATGCCGAGAACCCCCCGCTCCGAACTCGCCGTCCTCACCGGCGCGAAAGTGGTCTCGAACACGGCGTTGCGATGGGTCGGGCCGTTCCTCCCCACGCTCGAGCGGGCGTTCTCCACCAGCACCGGCACCCTCACCGGCATCATGGGCGTGTGCGAGCTCGGCGGGCTCACGACGGTCGCAACCGGACCGTCGCTCGACCGCGGGCACGAGCGGCGGGTCTTCGTCGCCGGACTCGCCGCCGTCGCCGTGTCGTCGCTGATCGCGCTGTACGGCACCGTTCCGTCGTTCGCGATCGCCTTCCTCGTGCTCATCCTCGGCGTCAGCAACCTGACCGTCGCCGGTCACGCCTGGATCGGGCATCGCGTCCCCTTCGCCGCCCGCGGACGGGCGATCGGCACGTTCGAGACGTCATGGGCGATCGCCCTGCTCGTCGGCGCACCACTGCTCGCCGCGCTGATCGCCTGGGTCGGATGGCGAGGCCCGTACGTGGCGCTCGCGATCGGCGCCGTCGTCGCAGCGATCGTCGTCGTCGTCTTCGTCGGTGCCGACGCGCCGCACCTCGCAGAACGAGCCGCCACGACCACGACGACCGCCACGACCACGGCCACCACCACGACCGGGCGCGCTCCCCTGCCGGCGACCGCATGGGCGCCGATGATCGGATCGGCGCTCACCGCTGCAGCCGGCATCGGCACCTTCGTCGTCTCCGGCGCCTGGCTCGACGACGCCTACGGCCTGTCGACCGGAGGACTCGGCATCGTGGCGGCGGCGTTCGGTCTCGTCGAACTCGTGTCGTCCACGACCGTGGCGACCCACGGCGACCGGATCGGCGCCCGCCGCTCCGTCATCGCCGGGCTGATCGTGCTCGCCGTCGGTGCGGTCGCGATGCTGTCGGCGGGCGACAGCCGGGCCATCGCGATCGCCGGGTTGCTCGTGTTCCTCACCGGCTTCGAGTTCGGCTTCGTGTCGTCGCTCACCCTCGTCTCCGAAGCCGCCCCGGAGGCGCGCGGGCGTGCGATCGGGCTGAGCAACGCGATGGGCACCGTCGCCCGAGCGTCGGCGGTCTTCATCGGCGGACAGCTCTACGAGGCGTACGGGATGACCGGCACCCTCGGCATGGTCGCCGTGTGTGCGAGCGTGGCGTTCGTCGCGTTCAGCCTGACGCGTCGATGA
- a CDS encoding GGDEF domain-containing protein, with protein sequence MSSVSAQQREIIERLTAAADPATKRDASEAEQASRELIAIAEDAHDDELALVAHVWLCINLHQRGKLHQAISLAQVLRPQLTDERPGTRLGDLRLELLRTTALAASEAGEFDIGIDAAEELANDPDVHTRADAAFDAAFSLAICLERMGNSWQALRVLNDVMARHGDGPPSFGMLYTLNGIVATAIGAFHRVRDLDDGEAVDLLITARDAAERAVPMLDQFANQLYRAALTGNLGEILIYQGELDAADHHLRGALAWAEEIDATAHRDRIRASIGAWLLASGQADEALEWLEQLVDDLDEDGTHSTRVRAHHTAHLAARELGWYDRALDHLTEYERLERQRTTSQLRSASELFVTRTEAEAEAERHRYSAERDPLTGLANRRRLNRVLAELNAAADEPAPYALAMVDVDHFKSVNDELGHAVGDSVLVELAQILLDGVGDDDVVVRYGGEEIVIVFPGAGADTAAFRCERLRSVIEQHVWADLPAGRRLTVSMGIASTPHTGPERVVGAADRAMYAAKRGGRNQVRVATDDDARDATPTSIPRR encoded by the coding sequence ATGTCGTCCGTCAGCGCGCAGCAGCGCGAGATCATCGAGCGCCTGACCGCTGCCGCGGACCCGGCGACGAAGCGCGACGCGTCCGAGGCCGAACAGGCCTCGCGCGAGCTGATCGCGATCGCCGAGGACGCCCACGATGACGAACTGGCGCTCGTGGCGCACGTCTGGCTGTGCATCAACCTGCACCAGCGCGGCAAGCTCCACCAGGCGATCAGCCTCGCCCAGGTGTTGCGCCCGCAACTCACCGACGAGCGGCCCGGCACCCGGCTCGGCGACCTCCGCCTCGAACTGCTGCGCACGACGGCGCTCGCGGCGAGCGAGGCCGGCGAGTTCGACATCGGCATCGACGCCGCCGAAGAACTCGCCAACGACCCCGACGTCCACACCCGCGCCGACGCTGCATTCGACGCCGCGTTCTCACTGGCCATCTGTCTCGAACGGATGGGCAACAGCTGGCAGGCGTTGCGCGTCCTGAACGACGTGATGGCCCGGCACGGCGACGGCCCACCGTCGTTCGGCATGCTCTACACCTTGAACGGCATCGTCGCGACGGCGATCGGCGCGTTCCACCGGGTTCGCGATCTCGACGACGGCGAGGCCGTCGACCTCCTGATCACCGCCCGCGACGCAGCCGAGCGAGCCGTGCCGATGCTCGATCAGTTCGCGAACCAGCTGTACCGGGCGGCGCTCACCGGCAACCTCGGCGAGATCCTGATCTACCAGGGCGAGCTCGACGCCGCCGACCACCACCTCCGAGGGGCGCTGGCCTGGGCGGAGGAGATCGATGCGACCGCTCACCGCGACCGGATCCGCGCATCGATCGGCGCCTGGCTGCTGGCGTCGGGTCAGGCCGACGAGGCACTCGAGTGGCTCGAGCAGCTCGTCGACGACCTCGACGAGGACGGCACCCACAGCACTCGGGTCCGCGCCCATCACACCGCCCACCTCGCCGCCAGAGAGCTCGGCTGGTACGACCGGGCACTCGACCATCTCACCGAGTACGAGCGGCTCGAACGCCAACGCACCACGAGCCAGCTGCGGTCGGCCTCCGAACTGTTCGTGACCCGGACCGAGGCGGAGGCCGAGGCGGAACGCCACCGCTACAGCGCCGAACGCGATCCGCTCACGGGCCTCGCCAACCGCCGCCGCCTCAACCGGGTCCTCGCCGAGCTCAACGCAGCCGCCGACGAACCGGCGCCGTACGCCCTTGCGATGGTCGACGTCGATCACTTCAAGTCGGTCAACGACGAACTCGGTCACGCCGTCGGCGACAGTGTGCTGGTCGAACTCGCCCAGATCCTGCTCGACGGGGTCGGTGACGACGACGTCGTCGTCCGGTACGGCGGCGAGGAGATCGTCATCGTGTTCCCCGGCGCCGGCGCCGACACGGCGGCGTTCCGCTGCGAACGCCTCCGCTCGGTCATCGAGCAACACGTCTGGGCCGATCTCCCGGCCGGCCGTCGCCTCACCGTCAGCATGGGCATCGCGTCGACGCCTCACACCGGCCCCGAACGCGTCGTCGGCGCCGCCGACCGGGCGATGTACGCAGCGAAGCGGGGCGGACGCAACCAGGTCCGGGTCGCGACCGACGACGACGCCCGCGACGCCACCCCCACCTCGATCCCCCGTCGCTGA
- a CDS encoding DUF3151 family protein, which yields MSDESEPIRMSVSGPTPFVLPPEPDALMAAIDAAGGDPAALRDVVASAPTSLFAWAALGDAEPETIHRYAAYRIGYHRGLDALRGNGWRGTGDVRWSEPTNRGFLRSLLGLHLMSRAIGDVAESDRTIQFLHQLDRGGPPQSEIDAIVRP from the coding sequence ATGTCCGACGAATCCGAACCGATCCGCATGAGTGTCTCCGGGCCGACCCCGTTCGTGCTGCCGCCCGAACCCGACGCGCTGATGGCGGCGATCGACGCCGCAGGGGGCGACCCGGCGGCGCTGCGCGATGTGGTTGCCTCGGCGCCGACGTCGCTGTTCGCATGGGCGGCGCTCGGTGACGCGGAGCCGGAGACGATCCACCGGTACGCCGCGTATCGGATCGGGTACCACCGAGGGCTCGATGCGCTGCGCGGCAACGGGTGGCGCGGTACGGGCGACGTCCGATGGTCGGAGCCGACCAACCGCGGTTTTCTCCGTTCGCTGCTCGGGTTGCACCTGATGTCGCGGGCGATCGGTGACGTCGCCGAGTCCGACCGGACGATCCAGTTCCTGCACCAACTCGACCGGGGCGGTCCGCCGCAGTCGGAGATCGACGCGATCGTGCGGCCATGA